From a single Georhizobium profundi genomic region:
- a CDS encoding DUF2793 domain-containing protein, whose amino-acid sequence MSDATTNLLLPYILAAQAQKHVSHNEALRILDGLVQLSVLDRDLTSPPGSPADGDRYIVGSGATGDWAGWDLNVALWADGVWVRLPPRAGWRSWIEDEGTLLVYDGSNWVSTTPTALQNLELLGIGTTADASNPFSAKLNAALWTARTVAEGGTGDLFYTMNKEAAGDDLGLTLQTGFVTKALLGLFGSDKFRLAVSADGTSFFDGLIVDNANGIVDQPRLPRFKAYTNFDNYVAVDTWTKIGINNTDYNDQGAFDAGNNRFVASVGGTYLFGATLLYKVNSSTTARMRGRLVLNSATEIRGSFGEVSGGHVSEATALWLQTMVTLTAGDTVELQGYFRVADGYFAADHTSFWGCKIG is encoded by the coding sequence ATGTCCGACGCCACGACCAATCTCCTGCTGCCCTACATCCTGGCGGCGCAGGCCCAGAAGCATGTCAGCCATAACGAGGCGCTGCGGATCCTCGACGGGCTCGTCCAGCTTTCCGTTCTGGATCGCGACCTGACCAGCCCGCCCGGCTCTCCGGCCGACGGGGATCGCTACATCGTCGGCTCGGGCGCAACCGGGGACTGGGCGGGCTGGGACCTGAACGTCGCGCTGTGGGCCGACGGAGTATGGGTCCGCCTGCCGCCGCGGGCCGGCTGGCGGTCCTGGATCGAGGATGAAGGCACGCTGCTCGTTTATGACGGCTCTAATTGGGTCAGCACGACGCCAACGGCCCTGCAGAACTTGGAGTTGCTCGGGATCGGCACCACGGCGGATGCGTCGAACCCGTTCTCGGCCAAGCTGAATGCCGCGCTCTGGACGGCCAGGACCGTGGCCGAGGGCGGCACCGGTGATCTGTTCTACACCATGAACAAGGAGGCGGCTGGCGACGATCTCGGGCTGACGCTGCAGACCGGCTTCGTAACCAAGGCGCTGCTTGGGCTCTTCGGCTCGGACAAGTTCCGGCTCGCGGTTTCGGCTGATGGCACGAGTTTCTTTGACGGGCTCATCGTCGATAACGCGAACGGCATTGTCGACCAGCCTCGGCTGCCCCGCTTCAAGGCGTACACGAACTTCGACAACTACGTCGCGGTCGACACCTGGACGAAGATCGGCATCAACAACACGGACTACAATGACCAAGGCGCCTTCGACGCCGGCAACAATCGTTTCGTCGCGTCAGTCGGCGGCACCTACCTCTTCGGCGCGACGCTTCTCTACAAGGTCAATTCCAGCACCACGGCGCGAATGCGCGGGCGGCTGGTACTGAACAGCGCCACCGAAATCAGAGGCTCCTTCGGCGAGGTCAGCGGAGGACACGTTTCGGAGGCGACTGCTCTCTGGCTGCAAACGATGGTGACATTAACCGCAGGCGACACTGTCGAGCTGCAGGGGTATTTCCGGGTCGCGGACGGCTACTTCGCCGCCGACCACACGTCCTTCTGGGGCTGCAAGATCGGCTGA